In Hemicordylus capensis ecotype Gifberg chromosome 13, rHemCap1.1.pri, whole genome shotgun sequence, a single window of DNA contains:
- the MED9 gene encoding mediator of RNA polymerase II transcription subunit 9, translating to MATPGAAAVGGPRSGLDEQPPGPPPGAAPAAAPQATEQPPAPAPPQQPSPAEQKFQPPPAQPPPSQAQQQQPPPAAAPQHQGQEDYSFLPLVHDIIKCMDKDSPDVHQVLNELRTKFVEMRKLIKTMQGISVSPEQQQQQLQSLREQVRTKSELLQKYKSLCMFEIPKE from the exons ATGGCCACGCCTGGAGCTGCAGCTGTCGGGGGGCCGCGATCCGGGCTGGACGAGCAGCCTCCTGGGCCGCCTCCAGGAGCGGCCCCGGCCGCGGCCCCGCAAGCCACGGAGCAGCCGCCGGCGCCGGCGCCTCCCCAGCAGCCCTCGCCGGCCGAGCAGAAGTTccagcctccccccgcccagccgccgCCCTCCCAGGCCCAGCAGCAACAGCCTCCGCCGGCGGCGGCCCCCCAGCACCAAGGCCAGGAGGATTACTCCTTCCTGCCCCTTGTGCACGACATTATTAAATG CATGGATAAAGACAGCCCAGATGTGCACCAGGTGCTGAACGAGCTCCGGACCAAATTTGTGGAGATGCGCAAGCTGATCAAAACCATGCAGGGCATCTCCGTCAGccccgagcagcagcagcagcagctccagagcCTCCGGGAGCAAGTCCGGACGAAGAGTGAACTGTTGCAGAAGTACAAAAGCTTATGCATGTTTGAGATCCCCAAGGAATAG